A single region of the Zootoca vivipara chromosome 2, rZooViv1.1, whole genome shotgun sequence genome encodes:
- the CDHR4 gene encoding cadherin-related family member 4 isoform X3: MEPGWPLPLTLLLSICTIDPAIGDIVFEGIPDTVVLEDSLTPGTTVANFTSNCTDSSDPPTVNLKTTSPTTSFFNQPNFVSPDIYEVSLSSSAALDARVVNQYVLTFSASCPSGTPVEVKLFIRVIAADRLECGSGPEYIGENPVGVSEDVGPEEFIYQIVLKRKGRGNLTFTVDNASLPFIITEEGRVLAPAMGFSREQAGKTFSMVIVVMDSDGRSCRRPLAVKVLPVYHKQVNFTESSLAISVSENTIPLQPIVKVNASGENVLYRIISSLPTSHFTIEPDTGLIKNTYDLNLRRYPDLTETLLMVEAYNMLHPTDKATITVNITVKRQNLQGPLCTPAVFVTEIPETTPIGTTLLNLICNDVESGSDRLHYEIMEGSQSPPYSFQMRHSQLQVNTTLDYDSEAMASLNFQYQATILVTDDGSPPQNTAVQVLVTVSRKNEYKPECSRRFFSVPENAGFGYFIGSINGTDQDYPFNNIIYSILGSEDSVFYIGRRSGELYVLGPLDYEKQKSYHLVIHLRDLDNDINPELSNTSLCNITINVQDINDEPPVCDPPFYQSFILSTSTMCVTNLQCTEKNERSELAYRIVGGNTNGRFRMNGNCLLHNTFSYNRPGIFDPLTFELLVEVTDGGSTPRFSTTATVLVYVTPWTMTVPTSTTTTT; this comes from the exons ATGGAACCAGGGTGGCCCTTGCCTCTCACATTGCTCCTCAGCATCTGTACTATAG ATCCAGCCATTGGAGACATAG TGTTTGAGGGCATCCCAGACACTGTGGTGCTGGAAGACAGCTTGACACCAGGCACAACCGTGGCCAACTTCACCAGCAACTGTACGGACTCCAGCGATCCACCCACAGTAAATCTGAAGACCACAAGCCCCACCACATCTTTTTTCAATCAGCCAAATTTTGTATCCCCTGACATCTATGAG GTGAGCCTTAGTTCCAGTGCTGCCCTGGATGCTAGAGTGGTGAATCAGTATGTTTTGACATTCAGTGCAAGTTGCCCAAGTGGCACGCCAGTTGAAGTTAAGCTCTTCATTCGAGTCATTGCAGCAGACAGATTGGAGTGTGGCAGCGGACCAGAATACATAG GAGAGAACCCAGTAGGTGTTTCAGAGGATGTTGGCCCTGAAGAGTTCATCTACCAAATTGTACTGAAGAGGAAAGGCAGAGGCAACTTGACT TTCACTGTAGATAATGCCTCTCTGCCTTTCATCATAACTGAAGAGGGAAGAGTACTGGCACCTGCCATGGGTTTCAGTCGTGAGCAAGCTGGCAAG ACATTCTCAATGGTCATTGTGGTAATGGACAGTGATGGGAGAAGCTGCCGCAGGCCTCTGGCAGTGAAGGTGCTGCCTGTTTACCACAAGCAAGTCAATTTCAC GGAGTCATCATTAGCAATATCGGTATCAGAAAACACAATCCCCCTCCAGCCTATTGTAAAAGTCAATGCCAgtggggaaaatgtgctttacCGGATCATCTCCTCTCTGCCCACAAGTCATTTCACCATTGAACCAG ACACAGGCTTAATCAAGAACACGTATGACCTAAATCTGAGACGCTATCCAGACTTAACTGAAACCCTGCTTATGGTGGAAGCCTACAACATGCTGCATCCCACAGATAAAGCTACCATCACCGTCAACATTACAGTAAAGCGGCAGAACCTGCAAGGACCTCTGTGCACACCTGCTGTATTTGT GACTGAGATACCAGAAACGACCCCCATTGGGACGACACTGCTGAATCTGATTTGTAATGATGTAGAGAGTGGCAGTGATAGGCTTCACTACGAAATAATGGAGGGCAGCCAGAGCCCTCCCTATAGCTTCCAAATGAGGCACTCACAATTACAG GTGAACACCACTTTGGACTATGACTCTGAAGCTATGGCCAGCCTTAACTTCCAGTACCAAGCCACCATTCTAGTGACTGATGATGGAAGTCCTCCACAAAACA CCGCAGTGCAGGTGTTGGTGACAGTAAGCCGAAAGAATGAATACAAACCAGAGTGCTCAAGGCGATTCTTTAGTGTCCCAGAGAATGCAGGCTTTGGATACTTCATTGGCAGCATCAATGGCACTGACCAAGACTATCCTTTCAACAACATCATATACAGCATCCTGGGTTCAGAGGACTCTGTTTTCTACATTGGCCGTCGCTCAG GTGAGCTCTATGTGTTGGGACCACTGGATTATGAAAAGCAGAAGTCATATCATTTGGTCATCCACCTAAGGGACCTTGATAATGACATAAATCCTGAATTGTCAAATACAAGTCTGTGTAACATCACCATTAATGTGCAG GATATAAATGATGAGCCCCCTGTGTGTGACCCACCCTTTTATCAGAGTTTCATACTTTCCACAAGCACTATGTGTGTCACTAATCTGCAATGCACGGAAAAGAATGAACGAAGTGAACTCGCCTACAGGATTGTTGGAG GCAATACAAATGGGCGCTTTCGCATGAATGGAAATTGCTTGCTCCATAATACCTTCTCCTACAACCGTCCTGGCATTTTTGACCCCCTCACTTTTGAGCTGCTGGTGGAAGTGACAGATGGTGGGAGCACACCTCGCTTCAGCACCACCGCCACCGTTCTTGTTTACGTGACTCCCTGGACCATGACAGTGCCTactagcaccaccaccaccacg TGA
- the CDHR4 gene encoding cadherin-related family member 4 isoform X1, which yields MEPGWPLPLTLLLSICTIDPAIGDIVFEGIPDTVVLEDSLTPGTTVANFTSNCTDSSDPPTVNLKTTSPTTSFFNQPNFVSPDIYEVSLSSSAALDARVVNQYVLTFSASCPSGTPVEVKLFIRVIAADRLECGSGPEYIGENPVGVSEDVGPEEFIYQIVLKRKGRGNLTFTVDNASLPFIITEEGRVLAPAMGFSREQAGKTFSMVIVVMDSDGRSCRRPLAVKVLPVYHKQVNFTESSLAISVSENTIPLQPIVKVNASGENVLYRIISSLPTSHFTIEPDTGLIKNTYDLNLRRYPDLTETLLMVEAYNMLHPTDKATITVNITVKRQNLQGPLCTPAVFVTEIPETTPIGTTLLNLICNDVESGSDRLHYEIMEGSQSPPYSFQMRHSQLQVNTTLDYDSEAMASLNFQYQATILVTDDGSPPQNTAVQVLVTVSRKNEYKPECSRRFFSVPENAGFGYFIGSINGTDQDYPFNNIIYSILGSEDSVFYIGRRSGELYVLGPLDYEKQKSYHLVIHLRDLDNDINPELSNTSLCNITINVQDINDEPPVCDPPFYQSFILSTSTMCVTNLQCTEKNERSELAYRIVGGNTNGRFRMNGNCLLHNTFSYNRPGIFDPLTFELLVEVTDGGSTPRFSTTATVLVYVTPWTMTVPTSTTTTTTVTKEPITLHRTLRYWAPDPWFVVVLTLTGALLLSALGLLFWRLCWRKAPGETSQPLLQNKGKGMERNYITTEEPSKEKGKDSTEALSLQLQFDGRAQDPVTGQYYLFDSSTGARRWV from the exons ATGGAACCAGGGTGGCCCTTGCCTCTCACATTGCTCCTCAGCATCTGTACTATAG ATCCAGCCATTGGAGACATAG TGTTTGAGGGCATCCCAGACACTGTGGTGCTGGAAGACAGCTTGACACCAGGCACAACCGTGGCCAACTTCACCAGCAACTGTACGGACTCCAGCGATCCACCCACAGTAAATCTGAAGACCACAAGCCCCACCACATCTTTTTTCAATCAGCCAAATTTTGTATCCCCTGACATCTATGAG GTGAGCCTTAGTTCCAGTGCTGCCCTGGATGCTAGAGTGGTGAATCAGTATGTTTTGACATTCAGTGCAAGTTGCCCAAGTGGCACGCCAGTTGAAGTTAAGCTCTTCATTCGAGTCATTGCAGCAGACAGATTGGAGTGTGGCAGCGGACCAGAATACATAG GAGAGAACCCAGTAGGTGTTTCAGAGGATGTTGGCCCTGAAGAGTTCATCTACCAAATTGTACTGAAGAGGAAAGGCAGAGGCAACTTGACT TTCACTGTAGATAATGCCTCTCTGCCTTTCATCATAACTGAAGAGGGAAGAGTACTGGCACCTGCCATGGGTTTCAGTCGTGAGCAAGCTGGCAAG ACATTCTCAATGGTCATTGTGGTAATGGACAGTGATGGGAGAAGCTGCCGCAGGCCTCTGGCAGTGAAGGTGCTGCCTGTTTACCACAAGCAAGTCAATTTCAC GGAGTCATCATTAGCAATATCGGTATCAGAAAACACAATCCCCCTCCAGCCTATTGTAAAAGTCAATGCCAgtggggaaaatgtgctttacCGGATCATCTCCTCTCTGCCCACAAGTCATTTCACCATTGAACCAG ACACAGGCTTAATCAAGAACACGTATGACCTAAATCTGAGACGCTATCCAGACTTAACTGAAACCCTGCTTATGGTGGAAGCCTACAACATGCTGCATCCCACAGATAAAGCTACCATCACCGTCAACATTACAGTAAAGCGGCAGAACCTGCAAGGACCTCTGTGCACACCTGCTGTATTTGT GACTGAGATACCAGAAACGACCCCCATTGGGACGACACTGCTGAATCTGATTTGTAATGATGTAGAGAGTGGCAGTGATAGGCTTCACTACGAAATAATGGAGGGCAGCCAGAGCCCTCCCTATAGCTTCCAAATGAGGCACTCACAATTACAG GTGAACACCACTTTGGACTATGACTCTGAAGCTATGGCCAGCCTTAACTTCCAGTACCAAGCCACCATTCTAGTGACTGATGATGGAAGTCCTCCACAAAACA CCGCAGTGCAGGTGTTGGTGACAGTAAGCCGAAAGAATGAATACAAACCAGAGTGCTCAAGGCGATTCTTTAGTGTCCCAGAGAATGCAGGCTTTGGATACTTCATTGGCAGCATCAATGGCACTGACCAAGACTATCCTTTCAACAACATCATATACAGCATCCTGGGTTCAGAGGACTCTGTTTTCTACATTGGCCGTCGCTCAG GTGAGCTCTATGTGTTGGGACCACTGGATTATGAAAAGCAGAAGTCATATCATTTGGTCATCCACCTAAGGGACCTTGATAATGACATAAATCCTGAATTGTCAAATACAAGTCTGTGTAACATCACCATTAATGTGCAG GATATAAATGATGAGCCCCCTGTGTGTGACCCACCCTTTTATCAGAGTTTCATACTTTCCACAAGCACTATGTGTGTCACTAATCTGCAATGCACGGAAAAGAATGAACGAAGTGAACTCGCCTACAGGATTGTTGGAG GCAATACAAATGGGCGCTTTCGCATGAATGGAAATTGCTTGCTCCATAATACCTTCTCCTACAACCGTCCTGGCATTTTTGACCCCCTCACTTTTGAGCTGCTGGTGGAAGTGACAGATGGTGGGAGCACACCTCGCTTCAGCACCACCGCCACCGTTCTTGTTTACGTGACTCCCTGGACCATGACAGTGCCTactagcaccaccaccaccacg ACAGTGACCAAGGAGCCCATTACTTTGCACAGAACTCTGAGGTACTGGGCACCAGATCCCTGGTTCGTGGTGGTTCTTACACTCACTGGAGCTCTCCTCCTTTCTGCCTTGGGTTTATTGTTCTGGCGACTCTGCTGGAG GAAAGCACCAGGAGAGACATCTCAGCCCCTACTGCAGAACAA GGGCAAAGGAATGGAAAGAAATTACATCACTACGGAAGAGCCAAgcaaggagaaagggaaagattcCACTGAGGCACTAAGTCTG CAACTCCAGTTTGATGGTCGTGCCCAGGACCCTG TCACTGGTCAATATTACCTGTTTGACAGCAGCACTGGAGCACGGCGCTGGGTGTGA
- the CDHR4 gene encoding cadherin-related family member 4 isoform X2 — translation MEPGWPLPLTLLLSICTIDPAIGDIVFEGIPDTVVLEDSLTPGTTVANFTSNCTDSSDPPTVNLKTTSPTTSFFNQPNFVSPDIYEVSLSSSAALDARVVNQYVLTFSASCPSGTPVEVKLFIRVIAADRLECGSGPEYIGENPVGVSEDVGPEEFIYQIVLKRKGRGNLTFTVDNASLPFIITEEGRVLAPAMGFSREQAGKTFSMVIVVMDSDGRSCRRPLAVKVLPVYHKQVNFTESSLAISVSENTIPLQPIVKVNASGENVLYRIISSLPTSHFTIEPDTGLIKNTYDLNLRRYPDLTETLLMVEAYNMLHPTDKATITVNITVKRQNLQGPLCTPAVFVTEIPETTPIGTTLLNLICNDVESGSDRLHYEIMEGSQSPPYSFQMRHSQLQVNTTLDYDSEAMASLNFQYQATILVTDDGSPPQNTAVQVLVTVSRKNEYKPECSRRFFSVPENAGFGYFIGSINGTDQDYPFNNIIYSILGSEDSVFYIGRRSGELYVLGPLDYEKQKSYHLVIHLRDLDNDINPELSNTSLCNITINVQDINDEPPVCDPPFYQSFILSTSTMCVTNLQCTEKNERSELAYRIVGDSDQGAHYFAQNSEVLGTRSLVRGGSYTHWSSPPFCLGFIVLATLLEESTRRDISAPTAEQGQRNGKKLHHYGRAKQGERERFH, via the exons ATGGAACCAGGGTGGCCCTTGCCTCTCACATTGCTCCTCAGCATCTGTACTATAG ATCCAGCCATTGGAGACATAG TGTTTGAGGGCATCCCAGACACTGTGGTGCTGGAAGACAGCTTGACACCAGGCACAACCGTGGCCAACTTCACCAGCAACTGTACGGACTCCAGCGATCCACCCACAGTAAATCTGAAGACCACAAGCCCCACCACATCTTTTTTCAATCAGCCAAATTTTGTATCCCCTGACATCTATGAG GTGAGCCTTAGTTCCAGTGCTGCCCTGGATGCTAGAGTGGTGAATCAGTATGTTTTGACATTCAGTGCAAGTTGCCCAAGTGGCACGCCAGTTGAAGTTAAGCTCTTCATTCGAGTCATTGCAGCAGACAGATTGGAGTGTGGCAGCGGACCAGAATACATAG GAGAGAACCCAGTAGGTGTTTCAGAGGATGTTGGCCCTGAAGAGTTCATCTACCAAATTGTACTGAAGAGGAAAGGCAGAGGCAACTTGACT TTCACTGTAGATAATGCCTCTCTGCCTTTCATCATAACTGAAGAGGGAAGAGTACTGGCACCTGCCATGGGTTTCAGTCGTGAGCAAGCTGGCAAG ACATTCTCAATGGTCATTGTGGTAATGGACAGTGATGGGAGAAGCTGCCGCAGGCCTCTGGCAGTGAAGGTGCTGCCTGTTTACCACAAGCAAGTCAATTTCAC GGAGTCATCATTAGCAATATCGGTATCAGAAAACACAATCCCCCTCCAGCCTATTGTAAAAGTCAATGCCAgtggggaaaatgtgctttacCGGATCATCTCCTCTCTGCCCACAAGTCATTTCACCATTGAACCAG ACACAGGCTTAATCAAGAACACGTATGACCTAAATCTGAGACGCTATCCAGACTTAACTGAAACCCTGCTTATGGTGGAAGCCTACAACATGCTGCATCCCACAGATAAAGCTACCATCACCGTCAACATTACAGTAAAGCGGCAGAACCTGCAAGGACCTCTGTGCACACCTGCTGTATTTGT GACTGAGATACCAGAAACGACCCCCATTGGGACGACACTGCTGAATCTGATTTGTAATGATGTAGAGAGTGGCAGTGATAGGCTTCACTACGAAATAATGGAGGGCAGCCAGAGCCCTCCCTATAGCTTCCAAATGAGGCACTCACAATTACAG GTGAACACCACTTTGGACTATGACTCTGAAGCTATGGCCAGCCTTAACTTCCAGTACCAAGCCACCATTCTAGTGACTGATGATGGAAGTCCTCCACAAAACA CCGCAGTGCAGGTGTTGGTGACAGTAAGCCGAAAGAATGAATACAAACCAGAGTGCTCAAGGCGATTCTTTAGTGTCCCAGAGAATGCAGGCTTTGGATACTTCATTGGCAGCATCAATGGCACTGACCAAGACTATCCTTTCAACAACATCATATACAGCATCCTGGGTTCAGAGGACTCTGTTTTCTACATTGGCCGTCGCTCAG GTGAGCTCTATGTGTTGGGACCACTGGATTATGAAAAGCAGAAGTCATATCATTTGGTCATCCACCTAAGGGACCTTGATAATGACATAAATCCTGAATTGTCAAATACAAGTCTGTGTAACATCACCATTAATGTGCAG GATATAAATGATGAGCCCCCTGTGTGTGACCCACCCTTTTATCAGAGTTTCATACTTTCCACAAGCACTATGTGTGTCACTAATCTGCAATGCACGGAAAAGAATGAACGAAGTGAACTCGCCTACAGGATTGTTGGAG ACAGTGACCAAGGAGCCCATTACTTTGCACAGAACTCTGAGGTACTGGGCACCAGATCCCTGGTTCGTGGTGGTTCTTACACTCACTGGAGCTCTCCTCCTTTCTGCCTTGGGTTTATTGTTCTGGCGACTCTGCTGGAG GAAAGCACCAGGAGAGACATCTCAGCCCCTACTGCAGAACAA GGGCAAAGGAATGGAAAGAAATTACATCACTACGGAAGAGCCAAgcaaggagaaagggaaagattcCACTGA